Part of the Paenibacillus terrae HPL-003 genome is shown below.
GAATTATTAATTTCTTAATGTGGCAGCTACCATGTATGTCGCAAACTGCTGATATACAAAGAAACGAGGGGGATTCATATGAAAAAGTGGTTTGCAATGTTGTCTGTTATGGCGATTATTCTGGTGTTGGCAGGTTGCGGCTCCTCTGATAACGCGTCTAGTGCGTCCGATTCAAACGGAGACGTGAAAAAAATTATTGTAGGTACAGGAACTCAATTTAAAAATGTATGCTTTATTGACGAAAATGGAAATTTAACAGGCTTTGACGTTGAGCTGATTAAGGAGCTGGACAAGCGCCTGCCTCAATACGAATTTGAATTCAAAACGATGGACTTTGGCAATCTGCTGCTGAGTCTGGATGCTGGTAAAATTGATCTGGTATCGCATCAAATGGAAAAAAATCCGGAGCGTGAAGCGAAGTATCTGTTCAACAAAAATCCGTACAGCATTTTCCTGAACAGAGTCGCTGTAGCGAAGGATAACAATACCATTCACTCGATTGATGATCTGAAAGGCAAAAAGATACTCACCAGCCCGACCAGTAATGCGGCATATGTATTGAAGGAATACAACAAAACACACGGGGATGCCCTGAACATTGTATATACAAGCGGTGCAGCCAATGATACGGTACAACAAATTACGAGCGGCCGTATAGATGCTACCATAACGACAGACTTTGCGAACCGCTTTAACACCGATGAAAAAGGAGAAGTAGCTCTGAAAACCGTGGGTGATCCTTTGACTCAATCGGATGTATTGTATGTACTGAACAAAAATGAGCAAGGATTGGCAGATGATCTGGATAAAGCCATTCAGGAAGTGAAGGACGACGGTACACTGTCGAAGCTGAGCATCAAATGGCTTGGAGAAGATTTCACGAAGTCTCTGGATGATGTGAAAAAAGAAGGAACAACCAGTAAGAAATAGCGGTAAGCTTAAATATTTCAGCGGTCAGGGTACCCCGTGTATTCTGACCGCTGATGTATAGGAAGGAGGCAGGCATATGAGCAGAGAGTTTAATATTGATTATGTTTTTAGCTTTATCCCGAAAATGCTGTCTTATTTACACATCACGTTGTTTATTGTGGCAAGCTCGCTATTGTTAGGATTAATCATCGGCCTGTTGGTTGCGCTGCCTCGCATGTATAATGTTCCTTTTCTCAAACGTGTCTCTCAGGTGTATGTTTCATTTTTTCGTGGAACACCTATTCTGATCCAGCTCTTTCTGGTGTATTACGGCTTGCCTGAGCTGCTAAAGCTGGTGGATATCAATTCCTCCAGATGGGATGTGTTGTGGTTTGCCGTAGCGACCTATGCGCTAAACAGCGGGGCCTTTATTTCCGAGATTATCCGATCGGGTGTAGAGGCGGTAGATCGGGGACAAATCGAGGCAGCACAGTCGGTCGGCATGTCAGGCTATCAGACTTTTACACGTATCATATTGCCGCAAGCGCTGGCTGTTGTGGTTCCGGTATTCTCCAATCTGGTCATCGCCAATCTGAAGGATACTTCGCTGGCGTTTACCATTGGAGCTATGGAGATGACCGGGAAATCACAGACACTGGGCGCGGCTACCCAGCATTTTGTTGAAACCTATATCGCGTTGTCTCTTATTTATCTGGTCGTCAGTCTGATTTTGCAAAAACTGTTCAAGGTATTGGAAAATACGCTTCTCAAGCATGAGCATCGGGACACAGTCCAAAACGAGCCCAAGAAACGAAAAAGTTTTGTGGTTCGTTATCTGAACCCCCGTCTTAGTAAAGGAGGCAAGAGCATATGAGTCTGGATTTTGGATTTATATATACGGCCTTTCTGGGGTTGTTCTCGGCGTTGCCCAATACGTTAATCATTACGGTGGTCTCCGTACTGGCGGGACTGGTCATCGGAATTATAACGGCTCTGGCCCGAATTTATAAGGTGCCTGTGTTGTCCCAGATTTCCCATGGCTACGTTACCTTTATCCGGGGTACGCCGATGCTGATGCATTTGCTGCTTATTTATTTCAGTTTACCTTTGTTAATTGATGCGGGAGCCAAGCATTTTGGCTGGTCGTTTCATTCCAAAGATGTTCCTTATATGGTATTTGCACTCATTTCGTTCTCGATTACAAGTGGTGCGTATATGTCCGAGGTGGTCCGTTCCGGGATTCAATCCGTAAACCGAGGGCAAATTGAAGCAGCCTATGCGGTCGGGATGACGACGTGGCAGGTGCTGCGGCGTATTGTGTTTCCACAGGCGTTCGTGGTCAGTCTGCCGAACCTGACGAATTCCGTTATCGGGATGCTTCATGGCTCTACCTTGGCCTTTACAGTTTCCGTCACGGAAATCCAGGCTCAGGCTGAAATTTTAGCATCTACAAACTGGAAGTACCTGGAGGTTTATATCGCGGCAGCACTGATTTTCTGGGGTTTGACGGTGCTGATTGAACGAATTTCCGGCTTGGTGGAGAAAAAAATCAATGTGTTTAATGGGGGGAGAGCATCATGATCCGTCTGCAAAATATAACGAAATCGTTCGGCAAGCATGAGGTGCTCAAAGGCATTGATTTAACCGTGAATAAGGGAGAGGTCGTTGTCATTCTCGGACCGAGCGGATCGGGGAAAACGACGTTGCTGCGCTGCATCAATTATCTGGAAAAGCCGAATGACGGGGAGGTCAGCATTGGCGATTTTACGGTAAACTGCAAGCGACCTGCGAAGAAGGATGTTTTGGCTCTGCGCCAAAAAACGGCCATGGTCTTCCAGCAATACAATTTGTTCAAGCATAAAACGGCGCTGGAAAACGTGATGGAAGGGCTTGTCGTCGTCCGCAAGGTGAAGCAGGAGGAAGCGAAGAAGATCAGTATCGAAGTGCTCGAAAAGGTGGGTCTGGGCGAGAAGCTGAATCATTATCCGAGTCAGCTATCCGGCGGACAGCAGCAGCGTGTCGGTATTGCGCGCGCTTTGGCATTGAACCCGGAAGTCATTTTGTTCGATGAGCCGACCTCGGCGCTAGACCCTGAACTGGTGGGAGAGGTGCTGTCAGTTATTCGCAAGATCGCGAAGGAAGGCATTACGATGATTGTCGTCACGCATGAGATGGGCTTTGCGCGGGATGTTTCCAATCACGTGGTATTTATGGATGATGGCCACATTATCGAAGAAGGCAGCCCGGACGACATTTTCAATCGTCCCCAAGAGGAACGCACGAAGCAATTCCTCAAACGGATTACACCGGAATATAACTATTCAATTTAGACGGGAGAGGGAGATATGAGTATTAAAATCGGAGTATTAGATCAAAGCCCTATAAACGAGGGGGAAACGGCGGCACAGGCGCTTCGAAACACGATTAAGCTGGCGCAGCGTGTAGAAGAGTTGGGATTTTCACGCTTTTGGGTATCAGAGCATCATGATTCCGAGCAGGTTGCAGGCTCTTCGCCGGAGGTACTCATTTCTCATCTGCTGGCACGCACCGAGCGTATTAAAATCGGTTCTGGCGGAGTTATGCTTCAGCATTATAGTCCTTACAAAGTGGCTGAAAATTTCAATGTACTGGCGTCTCTTGCACCGGGTCGCGTAGATTTGGGCATCGGACGTGCACCGGGCGGTCTACCGAAATCCACACAGGCGCTACAACGAAACGTGCATGATGCGCCTTCTCTTGAAGAAAAGATTGATGAAGTGAGTCGTTATATTCATAATATTCCGTCTGAAGAAGGTCCGCTAGCAGGGCTACAGGCTAATCCAATTCCGGAAGCACCAGCGGATATTTATGTTTTGGGTACGAGTGCAGACAGTGCTGGAATTGCTGCACGCTTGGGGTTGCCTTATGTTTTCTCGCAGTTTATCAATAGTAGCGAGCAGGTCGCATTGGATGCATTCCGCACGTATCGGGAGTCATTCGATTATAGTCTTGGTCGTGAGCCGAAGGTTCTTTTTGCACTGTCCGTCATTGTAGCTGATACTTCCGAGGAAGCTGCGGAGTTGGCAGGTGAGCACAAGCTGTACAAAATTCATCTGGCCAGCGGCAAAACGGCTACGGTGGGCACGCTGGAAAGTGCAGAGGAGTTCGGTAAGCAATCGGGTGAAGAATATACAATTGAAGTTACACAATCGCAAATCAACAAAGGAAATAAAGAGGAAATCTATGCTACTTTGACGGAAATTCAAGCTAAATATCAGGCTGATGAGCTGATCGTAACAACGGGAATACGGGATATTGGAAAGCGCGTGCGCTCATTTGAACTGTTGCATGAAGCTTTTGCTGGTTTACCTGTTCAGTCCTAGATGTTGTTGGCTTGAGAAAGTTGTAACCATTTTGAAATCACGAAGGAGGAAGAGGGATGAGCGGATCAACCGGGACGAAGGAGCAGGTTTTGGAGCAGAAGCTGGTGGACATTCGTCGCCATCTTCACCGAAATCCCGAGCTGTCTAACGAGGAGATTGAAACTACCGCCTATATCCGCCGTCTGCTGGAAGAACAGAACATAACCATTCTGGATGTGCCGCTACGCACCGGGCTGGTAGCGCAAATTGGCGGGCAGCAGGAGGGGCCGATTGTAGCGCTTCGCGCGGACATTGATGCATTGCCGATTCAGGAGGAGACGGGATTGCCTTATGCTTCGCTGCATCCGGGCAAAATGCATGCCTGCGGACATGATTTTCATACGGCGTCCCTCTTTGGAGCTGCCGTATTGTTAAAAGAGCGGGAGCAGGATCTGAAAGGCACGGTTCGCCTTGTGTTTCAGCCAGCGGAGGAAAAGGCCAAGGGCGCAGCCCAAGTGCTGGACAGCGGTGCGTTGGCAGGCGTGCAGGCCATATTCGGCCTGCATAACAAGCCGGACCTGCCTGTAGGCACGGTCGGCATTAAGGAAGGCCCGCTGATGGCGGCGGCAGACGGCTTCTACATCGAGGTAGAGGGTCTGAGCACGCATGCGGCGGTGCCACATGCAGGGATTGACCCCATCGTCGTGTCGTCGCACATTATCACGGCGCTGCAATCCATCGTAAGCCGGAATGTCAACCCGCTGGACAGCGCGGTGATTAGCGTGACGAAGCTGCATAGCGGCAACGCCTGGAACATCATTCCAGATCGTGCCCATCTGGACGGCACGATCCGGACGTTCGACGAGAACGTGCGCGCACAGGTGGCTGAACGCTTCGAACAGGTCGTAAAGGGCGTGGCCGATGCTTTTGGCACGAAAGCGAACATCCGGTGGATCGAGGGACCACCACCTGTACTGAATGACGGCCAACTGGCCGTCATCGCGGAGCAGGCGGCCCAAGCGGTCGGTCTGGAGGTTGTTCGCCCCGTGCCTTCCTCGGCGAGCGAGGATTTCGGGCTTTACCAGAAGAGCATCCCCGGTGTGTTCGTCTTTGTCGGCACTTCGGGGAGCCAGGAATGGCATCATCCAGCCTTTGATCTGGATGAACGTGCGTTGCCGGGAACGGCGAAGTTGCTGGCTTCACTGGCAGAATCGATATTGGTATAAATAGAGTAGGGCAGGACTTGAGTCTACTCTTTCAATGCTAGACCCCTTCTTGAGTAGAGAAGGGGCTTTTAATTTGTTAAATGATCCAAAGAATCACCTTTTTCTAAATCATAAAGTAAAATATTGACGTTATATCTTCCTAATGGTAATATAAAAATGTAATATTTTTCAAATCAAAAGAAAGGGGAGAGATAAGAGATTTCGATTGCCAGCTTATGAATACAACAATCAAATAAAATGATATGGAGGTTAAAGAAATGGCGAAGAAAAAAGGAATGATGATGGCTTCTTTTTCACTGGTTGTGGCTGCTTCTTTACTGGTTGGAGGGGCTAATGTGGGTTCAGCAGCCTCTAGTATTGAAAGCGCTCCCGATATTGAGTCCACGAGTATTAGCTTGGCTGCTGCCGATATACCTGCAAAATTCAAGCCATCGGTAGAATGGGTTTGGAAGAATAGAATGGTTAAAGAAGGCTCAACCAACCGTAAAAATTTGATTTTTGATCAGATTTATGCGGGCAAAGGGACGCTAAATTATGTTGTACGCTGGCAATCTTCCAAAAACCTCACACTTCAACAGCGCAAAGACATGGCTTCCATGCTGAGCCGTCAGGTCAATAACTGGAATAAGCAGCTGAAAGGCTATGACGGTTGGCCTTATAACAATATTACTGTTAAAATCGTAGGCTGGGCCGTTGCAAATCCATCACAAATTCTTAACAAACAATCAAATGAAATCGTTTACACAGATACGATTACAGATGACTTAAGCAAATCGAACCCAAGTATCCCTGCCAAGCTCCCGGTTGCGCCTGACGCACTGTCCCGATTTGAGCATTTTAATGATCCCAACTACTCGTATCCCGGCGGTTTGGACAAGCGGTTTGATATGTATCTGTGGGGAACAGCTAATTTCGGCGGCGGGGCCGGTGGTGACTGGGGACAACGTATGTCTGATGATTATATCCTGAGCACACTGAACGCTGATGAAGTTCAGATTACTGAGCATGAAATGGGGCATGGATTCGGCCTGACAGATTTCTATGAAGAACACGAACGTCCACCCGGCGGATTCCCGACACCTACAATTATGTGGGCAGGAAATTCTCCCAAAATAACAGAATGGGATACCTGGATGTTGCGCTATACCTGGAGTCAGATCAAGAAGGATACTTCTCGTTTTCCTATCCGATAAAAGATACGTAGAATAGTGCAAAAAAGCTGATAAACAGGACCGTTTCTTCCAAAATCAAATTCTGTGATGGAATTGATTTTAGTGGAGAAGCGGTTTTTTCACTTCACAAAATACCAGTTTTTTGCACATGAAGGGGCGACTTCGTTCCAATATGCTCTCAAAATACCTAATTTAATTCATTAAGGAAAATATTGACGATGCAATAATCCAGTGATAATATAATTTGTGATTATTTACAAAAAACGACAAGGAGGATTGATAGATTATCGTTGATCTCATAGATCAATACATAAACACGAAAAAGAGGTGATTGAGTTAATCGTTTCAGGAAAATTACTGTAATCATATAAAGAGTTATGGAGGTGTATGTATGTTGAAGAAAAAAGGAATGATGGCGGCTTCTTTTTCTGTGGTGATTGCTAGTTCATTATTGATGGGAAACGCTAGTTTTGTATCAGCGGATGCGCATATGAATGAGAGTGCCGTGGTTGCGGCAACAGGTAATTCGACATTGGCGGACATGCCAGCTTATCTCAAATCATCGGTGGAGTGGGTTTGGAAGAATAGAATGCTGACCGAAGGCTCGACGAATCGTAAAAATTTGATTTTTGATCAAATTTTTGCGGGAAAAGGAACTCTAAATTATGTAGTGCGTTGGCAATCTTCTAAGCCGGTTACACTACAACAACGCCAGGATATTGCTAGAATGCTAGGCCGTCAGATGAACCATTGGACGGAGCATCTCCAGGGATATGATGGCTGGCCCTATAAGGATATTAAAGTGAAAGTGGTAGGCTGGGCTGTTGCCGATCCTTCACTGCTGCTGAACAAGCAACCTGATGAGGTTATTTATACGGATACGATTGTAGATGGATTAGCTTCCGAACAACCGGGAATTCCTGCTGAACTTCCTGTTGCGCCTAATGAAATATCCAGATTTGAGCATTTTTCAGACCCCAACTATTCCTATCCGGGTGGGTTGGATAAACGCTTTGATATGTATCTTTGGGCTACAGAAAATTTCGGTGGGGGAGCCGGCGGCGACTGGGGACAGCGTATGAATGATGAATACGTTCTGAGTACGGTGAACGCTGATGAGATTGAGATTACCGAACATGAGATTGGACATGGCTTCGGATTAAATGATTTCTATGAAGAACACGAGCGTCCACCGGGTGGCTTCCCAACCAACACCATTATGTGGGCTGGCGATTCCAATCATATCACCGACTGGGATATTTGGATGCTGCGGTATACCTGGAGTCAAATCAAAAAGGATACGGCTCGTTTCCCAACCACGACTAAAGACGACGATGGCCCAATCGAAACAGATCCTGATGAAATCGTGAACATTGCACCTGCGGCAACAGCTAGCAGCTCTTATACTTCATCTTGGGAAAATATAAGCGCACTGAACGATGGCTTTGAACCTGCCAATTCCAACGATAGAGGTCATGCCGTGTATGGCAACTGGCCTGAAACGGGAACACAATGGGTTCAATATGATTTTAATCAAGAATATACGGTATCTCAAACCGATGTCTATTGGTTCAAGGATGGCGCAGGCATTGATGTTCCTAAATCTTACAAGATTAAGTATTGGAACGGTCAGGGCTGGTCTAATGTCAAGCAGGCCAAAGGATTGGGCACTGCGGCAGATCAGTATAATACGACCACGTTTACGCCTGTAAAAACAACGAAATTAAGAATTGAAATGGTATCCAAGGGTTCTGCATCTACCGGAATTCTGGAGTGGAAAGTAGCGGCACAGCAATAAGTTATTCTAAAGGTTGTCTCTTGCGATATCGCGGGAGACAGCCTTTTTTTAATTCATAGCCGGAACAACTGGAGTCTGATCCTATCAGGCTTTTTTTGTATCTTGATTATGGCGCTTGTTTCGTTCATATTTGTATGCAAGGATCACTGGGAATGAACGGATGTACAATAATATGTATAATGAACGTCAGACATGAATGAAAAGAGGACGGAAAGCGATGACCTACGACATGAAAGCCCCTTACGATGTACATATAGGATTTGGACCGGTGTTTGAACTGCTGAGCAGTTTGCATACCTTCATTTGCCGCAAGGCATACAAAAAGACGGATTTGTCATCCGGGTGGGCCGAGCAAGTGCGTGACAAGCTGTCTCCAGATCTGTCCGGGCTGCTGGAATCTATGGAAATCAATGCAGATTGGAAGGTCATATACGGGATCGTCTGTATGCTTTCTGATGAAGGGGGCATTGACGAGGTTGTAGATCGTCTGGAGAGCCGGACAGCGCTGGAACTGAACGAACAAGCATCTGCCTATGGTATTCCGTTGCCAGACGATATGGAGAAGCTTCGCAGTCTTGCTGTACGGCTGCTATCCAGTTGGTATGAGGAATACTTCCGCTATGCGGACGCTAACATTCTGATTGGGCTGGAACAGGAGGCTGAGCGGAGAAATAAGGAGAAGGATGTCTATAGCACTGCGGAATGGGTGGATCGTATAACCAATGGCTTCCGGTTTGAGCCTTCCGATGGGCTGACGCGGGTACTGCTGGTACCGCAATACCATTTTCAGCCGCTTAATATCATTTATCGGTTTGGATCGCTCCTGCTGTGTCATTATTCGGCGGGAATTTATTTTCAGGAGGACGACTTTTTATCTCCACAGGAATACCGAATGATTCGGAGCTTGGGGGAGAAAAGCAGGCTTAAGATTTTAAAATATCTGTACCAAAGCCAGACACCGCGCACCTTTATTGAAATTGTTCGTCACCTTAAGCTATCGAAGGGCATCACGCACGATCATATTTTCAAGCTTCGTGCCTCCGGGTTTATCCATGCCCACTTTGATAGCGAAACGTTGCTCGGCTATAGTGCAAGGCTTTCGGCTGTGGATGAGATGCATAGCAGTATCCTCGGCTACATGGAGAGGAATTAGGCTGCACGAACAGGTAGGGCTTTAATACTTTAAACGAATAGACGTCGGTCATCTGGAGATGGAATTCAGATGATTCCGACGTTTTTGTTTTTATGTAAAAAATATCGAGTTCTCCCTTTACAGAACCGTATTAGATTCCTATAATGAGATTTATCTTACTAATTACAACTTGTTTGATCGGAATTTAACTAATTAACGCGGGGGGATTATTTTGAAAAAAGGAATCATTCTACTTGGCAGTCTACTACTAGTAAGTTCAACCTTATTAGCGGCTTGCTCTAGCGGTGGATCGGACAGCGCTAACAGCGCCACTCCGCAGGGTAATGATGCAGCACAGACGGCTGCTGCTGCGC
Proteins encoded:
- a CDS encoding amino acid ABC transporter permease, producing the protein MSLDFGFIYTAFLGLFSALPNTLIITVVSVLAGLVIGIITALARIYKVPVLSQISHGYVTFIRGTPMLMHLLLIYFSLPLLIDAGAKHFGWSFHSKDVPYMVFALISFSITSGAYMSEVVRSGIQSVNRGQIEAAYAVGMTTWQVLRRIVFPQAFVVSLPNLTNSVIGMLHGSTLAFTVSVTEIQAQAEILASTNWKYLEVYIAAALIFWGLTVLIERISGLVEKKINVFNGGRAS
- a CDS encoding LLM class flavin-dependent oxidoreductase, with the translated sequence MSIKIGVLDQSPINEGETAAQALRNTIKLAQRVEELGFSRFWVSEHHDSEQVAGSSPEVLISHLLARTERIKIGSGGVMLQHYSPYKVAENFNVLASLAPGRVDLGIGRAPGGLPKSTQALQRNVHDAPSLEEKIDEVSRYIHNIPSEEGPLAGLQANPIPEAPADIYVLGTSADSAGIAARLGLPYVFSQFINSSEQVALDAFRTYRESFDYSLGREPKVLFALSVIVADTSEEAAELAGEHKLYKIHLASGKTATVGTLESAEEFGKQSGEEYTIEVTQSQINKGNKEEIYATLTEIQAKYQADELIVTTGIRDIGKRVRSFELLHEAFAGLPVQS
- a CDS encoding amino acid ABC transporter ATP-binding protein, which translates into the protein MIRLQNITKSFGKHEVLKGIDLTVNKGEVVVILGPSGSGKTTLLRCINYLEKPNDGEVSIGDFTVNCKRPAKKDVLALRQKTAMVFQQYNLFKHKTALENVMEGLVVVRKVKQEEAKKISIEVLEKVGLGEKLNHYPSQLSGGQQQRVGIARALALNPEVILFDEPTSALDPELVGEVLSVIRKIAKEGITMIVVTHEMGFARDVSNHVVFMDDGHIIEEGSPDDIFNRPQEERTKQFLKRITPEYNYSI
- a CDS encoding amidohydrolase — its product is MSGSTGTKEQVLEQKLVDIRRHLHRNPELSNEEIETTAYIRRLLEEQNITILDVPLRTGLVAQIGGQQEGPIVALRADIDALPIQEETGLPYASLHPGKMHACGHDFHTASLFGAAVLLKEREQDLKGTVRLVFQPAEEKAKGAAQVLDSGALAGVQAIFGLHNKPDLPVGTVGIKEGPLMAAADGFYIEVEGLSTHAAVPHAGIDPIVVSSHIITALQSIVSRNVNPLDSAVISVTKLHSGNAWNIIPDRAHLDGTIRTFDENVRAQVAERFEQVVKGVADAFGTKANIRWIEGPPPVLNDGQLAVIAEQAAQAVGLEVVRPVPSSASEDFGLYQKSIPGVFVFVGTSGSQEWHHPAFDLDERALPGTAKLLASLAESILV
- a CDS encoding transporter substrate-binding domain-containing protein, translated to MKKWFAMLSVMAIILVLAGCGSSDNASSASDSNGDVKKIIVGTGTQFKNVCFIDENGNLTGFDVELIKELDKRLPQYEFEFKTMDFGNLLLSLDAGKIDLVSHQMEKNPEREAKYLFNKNPYSIFLNRVAVAKDNNTIHSIDDLKGKKILTSPTSNAAYVLKEYNKTHGDALNIVYTSGAANDTVQQITSGRIDATITTDFANRFNTDEKGEVALKTVGDPLTQSDVLYVLNKNEQGLADDLDKAIQEVKDDGTLSKLSIKWLGEDFTKSLDDVKKEGTTSKK
- a CDS encoding amino acid ABC transporter permease, producing the protein MSREFNIDYVFSFIPKMLSYLHITLFIVASSLLLGLIIGLLVALPRMYNVPFLKRVSQVYVSFFRGTPILIQLFLVYYGLPELLKLVDINSSRWDVLWFAVATYALNSGAFISEIIRSGVEAVDRGQIEAAQSVGMSGYQTFTRIILPQALAVVVPVFSNLVIANLKDTSLAFTIGAMEMTGKSQTLGAATQHFVETYIALSLIYLVVSLILQKLFKVLENTLLKHEHRDTVQNEPKKRKSFVVRYLNPRLSKGGKSI
- a CDS encoding discoidin domain-containing protein, with the protein product MLKKKGMMAASFSVVIASSLLMGNASFVSADAHMNESAVVAATGNSTLADMPAYLKSSVEWVWKNRMLTEGSTNRKNLIFDQIFAGKGTLNYVVRWQSSKPVTLQQRQDIARMLGRQMNHWTEHLQGYDGWPYKDIKVKVVGWAVADPSLLLNKQPDEVIYTDTIVDGLASEQPGIPAELPVAPNEISRFEHFSDPNYSYPGGLDKRFDMYLWATENFGGGAGGDWGQRMNDEYVLSTVNADEIEITEHEIGHGFGLNDFYEEHERPPGGFPTNTIMWAGDSNHITDWDIWMLRYTWSQIKKDTARFPTTTKDDDGPIETDPDEIVNIAPAATASSSYTSSWENISALNDGFEPANSNDRGHAVYGNWPETGTQWVQYDFNQEYTVSQTDVYWFKDGAGIDVPKSYKIKYWNGQGWSNVKQAKGLGTAADQYNTTTFTPVKTTKLRIEMVSKGSASTGILEWKVAAQQ
- a CDS encoding ArsR family transcriptional regulator, with the protein product MTYDMKAPYDVHIGFGPVFELLSSLHTFICRKAYKKTDLSSGWAEQVRDKLSPDLSGLLESMEINADWKVIYGIVCMLSDEGGIDEVVDRLESRTALELNEQASAYGIPLPDDMEKLRSLAVRLLSSWYEEYFRYADANILIGLEQEAERRNKEKDVYSTAEWVDRITNGFRFEPSDGLTRVLLVPQYHFQPLNIIYRFGSLLLCHYSAGIYFQEDDFLSPQEYRMIRSLGEKSRLKILKYLYQSQTPRTFIEIVRHLKLSKGITHDHIFKLRASGFIHAHFDSETLLGYSARLSAVDEMHSSILGYMERN